One segment of Toxoplasma gondii ME49 chromosome VI, whole genome shotgun sequence DNA contains the following:
- a CDS encoding hypothetical protein (encoded by transcript TGME49_243930) — MRQFLPLLVLLPLLQRQDSAAPAVQSRFPGSGSLLPSAVVAEATRARHRASTLAADDEETPDDEDTVLSEQEQEAEDECEAQAVVQKMLQAELDGSSTSLMAASPQWKHLKASLEKHMDNKEMCAPLSGSQPVCRQVQKADDTEVVGSATTELKCGGAEYEKLIEKYVHEKNCLAAVVFSHVLAQTWLGHTDPSKASGGGSEVARKGIIDVLVSQYKKAMDSGFLDDTLWYIYQDTATLLENFKSAATQGLNAFNSDAVRKALLRRRETQTAIFCSAGNGGDAHLGANVIVNDGALIFRVNLDGEDGVAVDAFTEAIRTFATTFVQAVLEEGGLLDRAIELHKRFYKFRFFKIQGLMQNAEPSADVREQNKLMNALPMEKHRKTKHAKTPTESASFLQVTSGVKVDPQQLQPVAPISVPTQLAPQMPTPVSPLPLAVVPPTPAVISTTQAVGAPDPYLSSVPMATAVTDMMQPVAAIAPAAPVAPQQLSEVPQSLPLPQMPQPQAPSVQGLAAPTQLTPLPEANTAAVAQPAVTFPTAATTGQTLFTPSEQTPTMPGLQEPMPGLQRPMSGVQGPMPAIAPSTHMEPPLSPLEVYEQGAQHQPLEQHPEVSEPVQSNPEKPPTQEEVPAKQIESRPQTTEQKRKYSGALSALGALDARGHLPEMTYNAAKISLQPVKAVPIKQKVQAIFSRLRMFKMNNETVLYEPDTEIIEKTVKAAYLDTTDRVFDVWGALLPQAATTTTAQLLTLLLPKPDVDLAEFYNKTMNSEGVISDGLQSQLPVNHTRLVERFALFLEEVYRDCWRNFFNVNDNFLSSSSSSETGEKATLSAASIPTVSAVQLSDAKVVDLADGVVRRGLEKAASMEAVVKGHSFVSLKSSTTEKGIDIAIVDSSDGVGVNELAKVFTDEKLIQELTEKALSSGASTLWASAGTLAVAGLVAVTAL, encoded by the exons ATGCGTCagtttcttccccttctggtccttctgccgctgctgcagcgGCAGGACTCCGCTGCGCCTGCAGTGCAGTCCCGTTTCCCGGGAAGTGGgtcgcttctcccttccgcGGTCGTTGCTGAGGCAACACGGGCTCGGCACCGCGCGTCCACGTTGGCGGCCGACGATGAGGAGACGcccgacgacgaagacaccGTCCTCAGTGAGCAGgagcaggaggcggaggacGAATGTGAAGCGCAGGCTGTGGTGCAGAAGATGCTTCAGGCGGAACTGGACGGCTCGAGCACGAGCTTGATGGCAGCCTCGCCCCAGTGGAAGCACTTGAAGGCGAGCCTGGAGAAGCACATGGACAACAAGGAGATGTGCGCCCCTTTGTCGGGGTCTCAGCCCGTGTGCCGACAGGTCCAGAAGGCGGATGACACTGAAGTCGTCGGTTCTGCCACTACTGAACTCAAGTGCGGAGGCGCAGAGTACGAGAAGCTTATCGAGAAGTACGTTCACGAAAAGAACTGTCTCGCGGCAGTCGTCTTTTCCCACGTTCTTGCCCAGACGTGGCTCGGACACACAGACCCGAGCAAGGCATCTGGAGGCGGTTCGGAGGTAGCCCGAAAGGGGATCATCGATGTCCTTGTTTCCCAGTACAAGAAGGCGATGGACTCGGGGTTCCTCGACGACACCTTGTGGTATATCTACCAGGACACCGCAACCCTGCTAGAGAACTTCAAAAGCGCTGCAACGCAGGGTTTGAATGCGTTCAACTCTGACGCTGTCAGGAAGGCGCTACTCCGCCgccgagagacacagactgcGATTTTCTGCAGTGCTGGAAACGGAGGCGACGCTCATCTCGGCGCAAACGTCATTGTGAACGACGGCGCATTGATCTTTCGCGTGAATCTCGATGGCGAGGACGGCGTCGCTGTCGACGCGTTCACTGAAGCTATCAGAACTTTCGCCACCACATTCGTGCAAGCTGTTCTTGAGGAAGGCGGGCTTCTGGATCGAGCTATCGAACTCCACAAGAGGTTCTACAAGTTCCGCTTCTTCAAAATTCAGGGCCTGATGCAGAACGCAGAGCCGTCTGCCGACGTCCGCGAACAGAACAAGCTGATGAATGCTCTACCAAtggaaaaacacagaaagacgaaacacGCGAAAACACCGACAGAAAGCGCCTCCTTCCTCCAGGTTACCTCCGGAGTAAAGGTGGACCCGCAGCAACTCCAGCCCGTCGCTCCGATCTCCGTACCGACTCAACTGGCCCCGCAAATGCCAACGCCGGTTTCCCCACTGCCTCTTGCGGTTGTCCCCCCAACCCCAGCGGTGATTTCCACGACCCAAGCTGTAGGTGCACCTGACCCGTACTTGAGCTCCGTCCCAATGGCAACGGCTGTGACAGACATGATGCAGCCTGTGGCTGCTATCGCTCCGGCCGCACCAGTCGCACCTCAGCAGCTTTCCGAAGTGCCGCAGAGCCTTCCTTTGCCTCAAATGCCGCAGCCGCAGGCCCCCTCTGTTCAAGGACTCGCTGCTCCAACCCAACTTACTCCTTTGCCAGAGGCAAACACCGCAGCTGTCGCGCAACCTGCAGTGACTTTTCCGACTGCCGCCACAACTGGACAGACCCTGTTCACGCCCTCAGAGCAGACACCAACGATGCCTGGCCTTCAGGAACCGATGCCTGGGCTTCAGAGGCCGATGTCTGGAGTTCAGGGGCCGATGCCAGCGATTGCACCTTCGACTCATATGGAACCCCCGTTGTCGCCTTTGGAAGTGTACGAACAAGGTGCTCAGCATCAGCCGCTTGAGCAGCACCCTGAGGTGTCTGAGCCTGTCCAGAGTAACCCAGAGAAGCCGCCAACGCAGGAGGAAGTACCTGCGAAGCAGATCGAGAGTCGGCCACAGACGACTGAACAGAAACGGAAATATTCTGGTGCGCTCAGCGCTCTCGGAGCTCTCGACGCACGTGGGCACCTCCCTGAGATGACCTACAACGCTGCAAAAATTTCGCTCCAGCCGGTGAAGGCCGTCCCGATCAAACAGAAGGTCCAGGCGATCTTCAGCCGGCTTCGCATGTTCAAAATGAACAACGAAACCGTCCTCTATGAACCCGATACAGAGATAATCGAGAAAACCGTCAAAGCAGCGTATCTCGACACGAC ggaTCGTGTCTTCGATGTGTGGGGAGCGCTGCTGCCCCAGGCAGCCACGACGACGACTGCGCAGCTTTTGACCCTTCTGCTTCCGAAGCCCGACGTCGATCTGGCGGAATTCTACAACAAGACGATGAACAGCGAAGGCGTTATCAGCGACGGTCTCCAGAGTCAGCTG CCCGTCAATCACACACGTTTGGTCGAGCGCTTCGCCCTTTTCCTGGAGGAAGTGTACCGCGACTGCTGGCGCAACTTCTTCAACGTTAACGACaactttctgtcttcttcgagctccagtgaaactggagagaaagcgacgctTTCTGCTGCGAGCATCCCGACCGTCTCTGCTGTGCAACTGAGTGATGCGAAAGTTGTGGACCTTGCAGACGGAGTTGTCCGGCGTGGCCTG gaaaaagCGGCATCGATGGAAGCTGTCGTGAAGGGGCACTCATTCGTGTCTTTAAAGAGTTCGACAACAGAAAAGGGTATCGACATTGCCATCGTTGACAGTTCTGACGGCGTCGGTGTGAACGAGCTCGCGAAGGTGTTCACAGACGAAAAACTCATCCAAGAATTGACGGAGAAAGCTCTC AGCTCCGGCGCTTCAACGCTGTGGGCGTCGGCAGGCACACTTGCCGTGGCTGGTTTGGTTGCTGTGACGGCTTTGTAA
- a CDS encoding long-chain fatty acid CoA ligase, putative (encoded by transcript TGME49_243800) has translation MGNTQSGPQIVYNVPIEDPVPAGKKRTSIYRSVFSPDAIVDNFADRPCQSAWDLFQRGVAISGEKRCLGTRVKNADGTLGPYQWKTYREVEQLALEVGSGILSLPDAAPKLHFEEETFQQDMRFLAFYSKNREEWAICEQACNAYGITIVPLYDTLGPESTAFILAQTRLRSVVASEECARRLLDSIEAAKSSLAGEPEEAVNASRVTPETSEDAAEQTTEGAGKEEATETAGREEGKKAVAELKAGESKAEKEEIFVKYLFLMDDPGAPAKDLLDQATKLGIQVFTWRHLLEKGKENLIPLTDDVVAKLSTVSTVCYTSGTTSRPKGVLMSHGNFVATIAGAVRGPLTVPSMALHPEDTYLSYLPLAHVYERSLQNILFSLGGSVGFYGGNTLKLLDDMQTLEPAVFSSVPRLFNRIHDRVLDSVRDKSTVAQTLFNQGMTTKIRKIRATGSPVHAMWDKLVFNKTKVLLGSKLRYMLVGSAPLDVSVHEKIEALFSTPVVEGYGMTETMAASFISIAGENTAGHIGGCCPCVEFCLFDISDEMPQHRIDDPEHPAGELCLRGPTITPGYFRNREETEKAFDQDGWLHSGDVAVIVPGSNAVKIIDRKKNIFKLAQGEYVSPEKIENVYIQAPLVAQAFVTGYSSQSCLVAIIVPDAEKAEKWAVQRKLADTSLETVCTLPEFHRAVTESMAAVAKEHQLKGFEVVKHFRLVSEPFSIENELLTPTMKIKRYVAKEFFAKEIDALYSEMETERAKAI, from the exons ATGGGGAACACTCAGAGTGGACCACAGATCGTGTACAACGTCCCCATTGAGGACCCGGTTCCGGCAG gaaagaaaagaacgtCAATCTACCGCTCGGTCTTCAGCCCAGATGCGATAGTGGACAACTTTGCCGACCGCCCATGTCAGAGCGC CTGGGACCTGTTTCAGCGCGGTGTTGCCATCTCCGGAGAAAAACGGTGTCTCGGAACTCGCGTGAAGAACGCGGATGGGACACTCGGCCCGTACCAGTGGAAAACGTATCGCGAG GTGGAGCAGCTGGCTCTCGAAGTGGGAAGTGGCATCTTGAGTCTTCCAGACGCAGCTCCCAAGCTTCacttcgaagaagaaactttTCAGCAGGACAtgcgcttcctcgctttctacagcaagaacagagaagagtggGCGATCTGCGAGCAAGCGT gCAATGCGTACGGCATCACGATTGTGCCCTTGTACGACACACTGGGACCTGAGAGCACAGCGTTTATTTTGGCGCAGACTCGACTTCGTTCTGTCGTGGCTTCTGAGGAGTGCGCGCGGCGTCTGCTGGACTCAATCGAAGCGGCAAAAAGTTCTCTCGCTGGAGAACCTGAAGAAGCCGTGAACGCTTCTCGCGTGACGCCTGAAACTTCAGAGGACGCCGCAGAGCAAACCACCGAAGGAgcaggcaaagaagaagcgacggagacagcaggaagagaagaaggaaagaaggcggTGGCGGAGTTGAAGGCAGGAGAAagcaaggcagagaaggaagagatcTTTGTCAAGTATCTCTTTCTCATGGATGACCCAGGAGCACCTGCAAAAGACTTGCTTGACCAAGCGACAAAGCTGGGAATCCAAGTTTTCACTTGGCGTCATTTACTCGAAAAG GGAAAAGAAAATCTTATTCCGCTCACGGATGACGTTGTCGCTAAATTGTCTACAGTGAGCACCGTCTGCTACACCTCAG GCACGACAAGCAGACCCAAGGGGGTGCTCATGTCACATGGGAACTTCGTCGCGACAATTGCCGGAGCTGTGCGCGGAC cgCTGACAGTCCCGTCGATGGCTTTGCACCCAGAGGACACGTATCTTTCTTATCTTCCTCTCGCCCACGTTTACGAACGGTCTCTGCAGAAcattctgttctctctcggcggCTCTGTCGGATTTTACGGGGGC AATACTCTGAAGTTGCTGGACGACATGCAAACGTTGGAGCCTGCCGTCTTCAGCAG TGTCCCGCGACTCTTCAACCGAATCCACGACCGCGTTCTGGACAGCGTGAGAGACAAGTCGACTGTCGCTCAAACGCTTTTCAATCAAG GAATGACCACGAAGATCCGCAAGATCAGGGCCACTGGATCTCCTGTTCACGCCATGTGGGACAAG CTTGTCTTCAACAAGACAAAAGTTCTGCTAGGATCCAAGCTGCGCTACATGCTCGTCGGCTCTGCTCCTCTCGATGTGTCTGTACACGAGAAGATCGAAGCTCTATTCAGCACTCCTGTCGTCGAG GGGTACGGCATGACGGAGACGATGGCCGCTTCGTTTATCTCCATAGCTGGAGAGAACACTGCAGGGCACATTGGCGGGTGTTGCCCGTGCGTCGAGTTTTGTTTGTTCGACATTAGCGATGAGATGCCTCAGCACCGAATCGACGATCCGGAGCACCCTGCAGGCGAACTCTGTCTGCGCGGCCCGACGATCACTCCAGGCTACTTCAGGAAtcgagaagaaactgaaaaAGCTTTCGACCAAGATGGCTGGCTGCACTCGGGGGACGTCGCCGTCATCGTCCCCGGATCCAACGCAGTGAAAATCatcgacagaaagaagaacatTTTTAAGCTCGCACAG GGAGAATATGTGTCGCCAGAAAAAATCGAAAATGTCTACATTCAAGCTCCTCTCGTCGCCCAAGCCTTCGTCACTGGCTACTCCTCTCAA TCTTGCTTGGTGGCCATCATCGTGCCCGATGCAGAGAAGGCCGAGAAGTGGGCGGTGCAGCGGAAGCTCGCCGACACAAGTTTGGAgactgtctgtacactcccCGAGTTCCACCGGGCAGTAACGGAGAGCATGGCGGCTGTTGCGAAGGAACATCAGTTGAAAGGATTCGAAGTTGTGAAGCACTTCCGCCTCGTCAGCGAGCCTTTTTCGATTGAAAACGAGTTGCTGACTCCGACCATGAAAATCAAACGCTACGTTGCCAAAGAG
- a CDS encoding Cof family hydrolase subfamily protein (encoded by transcript TGME49_243910): MCTLSSVCSGLPRQLNSAIRTLQRPRLVPPHSDRCGSLRNAVTPPQSCPALPFSLVAMASFCSSSCTSGPVGREKYFSRSCFGDRGIPIRAVVTDLDGTLLNSDHLVSRANVAACARLRQKGIACVFATGRPHVGTVHCIGPAVLEEMGMPNAFPGVYMNGCLVYGSDGKLLHAEYLDKELQKQVFSLLEERNLVNRVCGYQGEGLFCCEKNPYTWYTKDEYDECEPVVLPSVDDLKNMNLCKLTFNGSPQEVTEFRALLEGFVKNGNGRCVQPIPRNVEFIPKSVSKAKGLDILFASMNITKAEVVALGDSENDLEMLRHVDLSVCVANGCESAKEAAKFVTLSNDQDGFAAVVKEICDDLEDRETKATRGTA, from the coding sequence ATGTGCactctctcgtctgtttgTTCCGGTTTGCCACGTCAACTCAACAGCGCCATTCGTACGCTGCAACGCCCGCGCCTGGTGCCACCACATTCCGACCGGTGTGGTTCTTTGCGTAACGCCGTTACTCCACCACAGTCGTGTCCCGcccttccgttttctctggtCGCAATGgcgtctttctgctcttcgtcttgcACATCTGGTCCCGTGGGCAGAGAGAAATATTTCTCCCGCTCATGCTTTGGTGATCGGGGAATTCCGATCCGTGCTGTGGTCACAGATCTGGACGGCACTTTGCTCAATTCTGACCACCTTGTATCAAGGGCAAATGTGGCGGCTTGCGCGCGGCTTCGTCAGAAAGGCATTGCCTGCGTGTTCGCCACAGGCCGGCCACATGTCGGCACGGTTCACTGCATTGGACCTGCAGTTCTCGAAGAAATGGGAATGCCCAACGCGTTTCCGGGCGTGTACATGAACGGATGCCTCGTGTACGGGTCGGACGGGAAGCTGCTTCATGCAGAGTACCTTGACaaggagctgcagaaacaaGTTTTTTCACTACTCGAGGAGCGGAACCTCGTGAACCGCGTCTGCGGCTACCAGGGAGAGGGATTGTTCTGCTGCGAAAAGAACCCGTACACGTGGTACACGAAAGATGAGTACGACGAGTGCGAACCCGTCGTCCTGCCGTCTGTCGACGATTTGAAGAATATGAATTTATGCAAACTGACCTTCAACGGCAGTCCGCAGGAAGTGACGGAGTTCCGCGCTCTCCTAGAGGGCTTCGTCAAGAACGGGAACGGCCGCTGCGTGCAGCCGATTCCCAGGAACGTGGAGTTCATTCCCAAGAGCGTTTCCAAGGCGAAAGGTCTGGACATTTTGTTCGCCAGCATGAACATCACCAAAGCGGAAGTGGTCGCGCTAGGCGACAGCGAAAACGACCTCGAAATGCTCCGACACGTAGACCTGTCGGTCTGCGTGGCGAACGGATGCGAAAGCGCGAAGGAAGCAGCCAAGTTCGTCACCCTGTCCAATGACCAGGATGGTTTTGCCGCGGTTGTCAAGGAAATATGTGACGATttggaagacagagaaaccaAGGCCACCCGCGGCACTGCGTAG
- a CDS encoding hypothetical protein (encoded by transcript TGME49_243940~Signal peptide predicted by SignalP 2.0 HMM (probability 0.997) with cleavage site probability 0.445 at residue 18) — MKLSAAIVFGSLIGFAAASESVPSTSGDEKKTAADIEQTLQMGEEKLRGRLGEDMKVLEDLIRSLVEAFASKFGVEQKELAEVAQRALENPNIANEAGLKTALESLATGGFDLSSLEGVLEGLKTDGI; from the exons ATGAAGCTCTCTGCCGCCATCGTCTTCGGTTCCCTCATCGGCTTCGCCGCCGCTTCTG AATCTGTGCCCTCCACCTCCGGtgacgaaaaaaagactGCTGCAGACATCGAACAGACTCTCCAGATGggcgaagaaaaactgaGGGGCCGCCTTGGAGAGGACATGAAGGTTTTGGAGGACTTGATCCGGAGCCTGGTCGAAGCGTTCGCCTCAAAGTTCGGAGTCGAACAGAAGGAGCTCGCTGAAGTCGCACAACGTGCCCTCGAAAACCCGAACATCGCCAATGAAGCGGGTCTTAAGACCGCTCTCGAAAGTCTGGCGACCGGTGGATTCGACTTGTCCAGCTTGGAAGGGGTCCTTGAAGGCCTGAAAACCGATGGGATCTAA
- a CDS encoding DNA replication licensing factor MCM5, putative (encoded by transcript TGME49_243920), translating into MEETPVYFNTSRLEEGGFSSSSPSALMLPSSLPSVQQMKFNFRQYLNHGGAELKRRLLAHAEKNERCLLHVDLNDLKVYQHHVSEADLKCVDTPYCKKKHHAAPPDFARQLVTGLRQRPLVYLPTCERVCEEVIEKSAILPPRQLAASLALGGTAGRHGRRGPVQVQINLMDTSATHTPIRHLLSRQQEQFVVTTGIIISSRPPASRLQTVTIQCRYCNHKMIISLPEWREQLQLPRFCLYSQQRAAVASTAGPASVLGGDAGDLADLGCRNKPDPYFMVTNECSFVDVQSLKLQELPEDVPTGDMPRHLLLNCTRLLTDQAFPGDRLIIHGVLTTNVATPAVRHTGSKETDQPHSSYLHVLGLQKVSFMSLARTRLSFTQTEQRDVFYKLAQSQNILDKIAKSLAPALYGMEEVKRACACLLFGGTQKVVADGSRLRGDINVLLLGDPGVAKSQILKFVDKIAPISVYTSGKGSSAAGLTAAVLRDRTGVFTLEGGCMCLADGGVVCVDEFDKMDERDVVAMHEAMEQQTISISKAGINTVLNSRCAVLAAANPSFGSFDDTQDSSEQHEFKATILSRFDLIFLLRDKENYETDSALCTHILNLHAQKNVQRGNDDEEIIPFELLKNYIQFAKSLPPPLLGADARDALKNFYVQTRQDVRDDKRSKTRKIPITLRQLESLVRISESFAKMELSPVASSKHVQMAIELFSVSTAETARHSLVFEGLSPAEQKLIKQAEEAVLGRLQKGQRAQRKNLLRDLQMQGFDKNVLNRAVAILVRRGDLQERGDRSLRRP; encoded by the exons ATGGAAGAAACACCGGTCTACTTCAACACCTCGCGCCTTGAGGAGGGCgggttctcttcctcctcgccttcggcgCTGATgctgccttcttcactgCCCTCTGTGCAGCAGATGAAATTCAATTTCCGTCAGTATCTGAACCACGGCGGCGCGGAGCTGAAgcggcgcctcctcgcccacgcagaaaaaaacgaaagatgCCTCCTCCACGTGGACTTGAACGACTTGAAGGTGTACCAGCATCACGTCTCTGAGGCTGACCTCAAGTGTGTAGATACACCGTActgcaagaagaaacatcACGCAGCTCCTCCAGATTTCGCTCGGCAACTCGTCACT GGTCTGCGACAGCGACCCCTGGTGTATCTGCCCACCTGCGAACGCGTGTGTGAAGAAGTCATCGAAAAAAGTGCGATTTTGCCTCCACGGCAgctcgccgcttctctcgctctcggcgGAACCGCTGGCCGCCACGGCAGACGTGGCCCGGTTCAG GTCCAAATCAACCTAATGGACACGAGTGCCACACACACGCCGATCAG ACATCTTCTCTCGAGACAGCAGGAGCAGTTCGTCGTCACCACGGGCATCATCATTTCCTCGCGGCCCCCGGCTTCCCGACTTCAG ACGGTCACAATCCAGTGTCGCTACTGCAACCACAAAATGATCATTTCTCTGCCAGAGTGGCGCGAACAGCTGCAgcttcctcgtttttgtCTCTACTCTCAACAACGCGCTGCTGTCGCGTCCACTGCCGGTCCGGCCTCTGTGCtcggaggagacgcaggcgaccTTGCAGACCTGGGATGCAGAAACAAGCCT GATCCATACTTCATGGTCACCAACGAGTGCAGCTTCGTCGACGTCCAGTCTCTCAAACTCCAGGAACTCCCCGAGGAT gtGCCCACGGGGGACATGCCTCGCCACCTCCTACTCAACTGCACAAGACTGCTCACCGACCAAGCCTTCCCGGGAGACCGCCTGATCATCCATGGCGTTTTGACGACCAACGTTGCCACCCCTGCAGTTCGACACACTGGCAGCAAAG AGACAGACCAGCCCCACAGCAGCTACTTGCACGTTTTGGGTCTGCAGAAAGTTTCGTTTATGTCACTCGCGCGCACACGACTATCCTTCACACAGACAGAGCAGCGTGACGTCTTTTACAAGCTCGCTCAGAGTCAGAACATTCTTGACAAAATCGCAAA gtcTCTCGCCCCGGCCCTGTACGGCATggaggaagtgaagagagcgtgtgcttgtctcctcttcggtGGCACTCAGAAAGTCGTCGCTGATGGATCCCGACTTCGAGG AGACATCAACGTGTTGCTTCTGGGAGACCCTGGTGTGGCGAAAAGTCAAATTTTGAAGTTCGTTGACAAGATTGCTCCGATCTCAGTCTACACATCGG gGAAAGGTAGCTCCGCCGCAGGTCTGACAGCCGCTGTTCTCCGCGATCGCACGGGTGTCTTCACCCTCGAG GGAGGCTGCATGTGCCTGGCCGACGGTGGAGTTGTTTGCGTCGATGAGTTTGACAAAATGGACGAACGCGACGTGGTGGCGATGCACGAGGCCATGGAGCAGCAGACCATTTCAATCAGCAAAGCTGGGATCAACACCGTCTTGAACTCGCG GTGCGCCGTCTTGGCCGCTGCGAACCCCTCCTTCGGCAGCTTCGACGACACTCAGGATTCATCCGAGCAGCACGAGTTCAAGGCAACGATTCTTTCAAG GTTCGATCTTattttccttctccgagacaaagaaaactACGAGACCGACTCGGCGCTCTGCACTCACATCCTCAATTTGCATGCA CAAAAGAACGTGCAGCGCGGcaacgacgacgaagaaatcATTCCTTTTGAATTGCTGAAGAATTACATCCAATTCGCAAAGAGCCTCCCTCCGCCGCTTCTCGGAGCCGACGCGCGCGATGCGCTGAAGAACTTCTACGTCCAAACGAG GCAGGATGTCCGTGACGACAAGCGATCCAAAACACGAAAAATTCCCATCACTCTGCGTCAACTCGAGTCTCTGGTCCGTATCTCCGAAAG TTTCGCGAAAATGGAACTGAGTCCTGTGGCCTCCTCCAAGCACGTCCAGATGGCAATTGAACTTTTCTCAGTCTcgacagcggagacggcgCGGCACTCTCTTGTCTTCGAGGGGTTGTCTCCCGCAGAACAGAAACTTATCAAA CAAGCAGAAGAGGCGGTGTTGGGGAGACTCCAAAAGGGTCAACGTGCGCAGCGAAAGAATCTGCTTCGAGACCTGCAAATGCAAGGGTTTGACAAGAACGTCTTGAACCG AGCCGTCGCGATCTTGGTCAGACGCGGGGACTTGCAGGAAAGAGGCGATCGTTCGCTGCGCAGACCGTGA
- a CDS encoding hypothetical protein (encoded by transcript TGME49_243900), with protein sequence MFRKKHLFFSITGCHFQQTSCNLLLGVGNSCCTKGVCGTLEKPIVDASILPNSSTSVRQQGTGIWLRSRSLQLAQSREKVTRESKRRVCLSSSKQYLVSLKGWMCCCHHVVAGWLYVDIRCWKEGTPICSWEVSTR encoded by the exons ATGTTCAGGAAAAAACACCTGTTCTTCTCAATCACG GGTTGCCATTTTCAACAGACTTCGTGCAATCTACTACTAGGCGTCGGGAATTCCTGCTGCACAAAAGGGGTGTGTGGCACACTCGAAAAACCCATCGTCGACGCCTCAATTCTTCCGAATTCCAGCACATCTGTGCGACAGCAAGGCACTGGAATTTGGCTTCGCAGTCGGTCGCTGCAACTAGCACAGTCTCGCGAAAAAGTGACCCGCGAATCTAAACGGCGCGTGTGCCTTTCTTCGTCCAAGCAGTATCTTGTTTCCCTGAAAGGCTGGATGTGTTGCTGCCACCACGTTGTAGCTGGCTGGTTATATGTGGACATACGATGCTGGAAAGAGGGGACACCTATTTGCAGCTGGGAGGTGAGCACGCGCTGA